The sequence AATTCAATCGTTGGTAACGTGGCCGTTCTTTGGGCTAAGGAAGATTGTTGCAGACCTAAACCGGGCAAAATAGCCCCTCCGACTAACCGTTGGTGGGCATCTGCTCCAGTTAAAGTCAGGGCTGTTCCGGCATCAATCACTAAAATTGGCCATCCATAGCAGGTTCCGCCTCCGAAAACAGCTAAGGCTCGATCAATGCCTAAAGTTGAATACATCTCCTTCAGGGGAACGTCTGCCAAGGTTAACGCTCGCACCTGGGGGGATGTTGCCCCGTATTCAGTGGGTTCGGAAACCACAGAGGCCACCAGTAAGGGCAGATTGTCTGTGAAGGTTGGGGGTTGCTCCGTATTTTCCTGATCCCAAGCTTCTAATACGGTTGTACCCGCTAGTTTAGCCCAATGTCGGCGGGAATTTCCCAGCATTAATCCAAACCAAGGCTGTTCACTGACTATCGAGGATGAAGAGAATTGACGCATCTATCTTAAGAAATAGTTTTTTTTTATGTAACAATATCTTAAGATATCTTTACAGAACCTTTGGGGTTGAGGGTGCATCTTCAAACCTGATCTGTTTCCGGTGAAGACGAAAATCTGATGATCGCCGGGATGATTAATCTCTTAATATCAACCCCTTTAACCTGATATTTTTTCTTCATTTTAACTTAAAAAATTGGAAATCAAAATTTAATTTTTATGGAGTACATTCCTATGTCTATACTTCATTTAGATGCTCCTTACTGTTCATGGCCCAAAAACTCTATGTTCAGCTATTGTGAATCTGAAAAACTCGCTTCGATTGCCTTATCGCAAGACGATATAGATCAACATCAGATTCAATTTTATGATCTACTTAATCAGATTAATAAAGAAATTATTAGTACCTTAGATTTAGATAAAGTTTTAAGTTCTGCCTGTCAACAACTGGGTCAAATTATAAAATGTAGTCGGGTGAGTGTTTTAGTCAAAGAATCTAACTCTGAGCAGGAATTTATGACGCGAGGTGAATATAATTCGGGGGAATATTCGAGTCAACTGGGAATTAAACTCAGCGTCAATGATAATCGGCATTTACAGGTTTTATTGTCTCAATCGCAACCTTTGGCGGTAACAAAATTTCAAGACTTTCCGGGTTTAGGAGAAACAACAAAAGCTTTAATTGATCAGTTAGAAATTCAATCCATGTTAGCCATTGCTGTTCGTTATCAAGGGGAAGTTCAAGGGATTATTGGACTTCAGCAATGTGATCGAGAACGGGAATGGCAAGATTGGGAAATTCAACTGTTAGATGGAATTGCATCTCCTTTAGCGATCGCCATTCATCATGCTCAATTATATCAAGAAACTCGCTGTAAAGCGGAACAAGAAGCGTTATTACGGTTAGTGATTAATCAAATTCGCAGTAGTTTAGAATTAAATACCATTTTAAAAACTGCTGTTCAAGGGGTTCGGCAGGTTTTGAATACAGATCGAGTCGTAATTTATCAGTTTATAGACGGTTGGCAAGGAGAAATTAAAGTTGAGGATTATCGAGTGCCTTGGCCGTCAATTTTTGGGGATAAAATCACAG comes from Planktothrix sp. FACHB-1365 and encodes:
- a CDS encoding pantothenate kinase, encoding MRQFSSSSIVSEQPWFGLMLGNSRRHWAKLAGTTVLEAWDQENTEQPPTFTDNLPLLVASVVSEPTEYGATSPQVRALTLADVPLKEMYSTLGIDRALAVFGGGTCYGWPILVIDAGTALTLTGADAHQRLVGGAILPGLGLQQSSLAQRTATLPTIEFSQNLPQRWATDTPEAIQSGIIYTLLAGMHDFIKAWQTEYPNSAVILTGGDRTRLHRYFTKQFPDRKTHLLVDPHLIFRGMAALKTEHGW